A region from the Desulfobacterales bacterium genome encodes:
- a CDS encoding AIR carboxylase family protein encodes MSIPRVAILMGSESDLKKMQQASVVFDAMGVAYEMKISSAHRLPQQTADYARSAKARKIQVSRQKILDASEKLNG; translated from the coding sequence ATGAGCATTCCGCGAGTAGCCATTTTGATGGGAAGTGAAAGCGACTTAAAAAAAATGCAGCAGGCATCCGTGGTCTTTGATGCCATGGGAGTGGCCTATGAGATGAAGATCTCTTCCGCCCATCGGCTTCCGCAACAGACCGCGGACTACGCCCGGTCGGCAAAAGCGCGCAAAATACAGGTGAGCCGACAAAAAATATTAGACGCATCGGAAAAATTAAACGGCTGA